In Sphingobacteriaceae bacterium, the following are encoded in one genomic region:
- a CDS encoding cytochrome c oxidase subunit 3, with translation MAKIRKQSPHVAEIKAASRKTAKPLLYIGMVSIVMLFAGLTSAYIVRAKNGNWLVFQLPDIMILSTAILVTSSISLFIAVKAIKNNNYLIANLGLAITLLLGIVFIFTQYEGWLQLTAQGIYFAGKYSNASGSFLYFIAFIHVVHMAVGLLALAVSLTKCMLKKYSSADYLGIELTAIYWHFMDLLWVYLFLFLYFYR, from the coding sequence ATGGCCAAAATCAGAAAACAAAGTCCACATGTTGCAGAAATAAAAGCTGCCAGCCGAAAAACAGCTAAGCCTTTATTGTATATAGGGATGGTTAGTATAGTCATGCTTTTTGCGGGGCTAACTAGTGCTTATATAGTAAGAGCAAAAAATGGAAATTGGCTTGTTTTTCAGCTTCCCGATATTATGATATTAAGTACCGCTATTTTGGTTACCAGCAGTATTAGTTTATTTATAGCAGTGAAAGCGATAAAAAATAATAATTATTTAATAGCAAATCTTGGACTTGCAATTACGTTGTTATTGGGAATAGTTTTCATTTTCACGCAATATGAGGGTTGGTTGCAGTTAACTGCTCAGGGCATTTATTTTGCCGGCAAGTATAGTAATGCATCAGGCTCTTTCTTGTACTTTATTGCTTTTATTCACGTTGTTCATATGGCTGTAGGTTTATTAGCCCTGGCTGTTTCATTAACAAAATGCATGTTGAAAAAATATTCTTCGGCTGATTACCTTGGAATTGAGCTAACTGCAATTTATTGGCACTTTATGGACTTGCTTTGGGTGTATTTGTTTTTGTTTTTATATTTTTATCGTTAA
- the rsfS gene encoding ribosome silencing factor, with product MAKKAIKKSASLKKTKITKAAPKAKAKKSAVKKSSVKKKATVKKVITEKEREIRAANLIANSEKKKTKTATKRPKRTLTNAQSQGLLSAIIEGMKEKKAKNIAVLNLSKIESRVSDFFVICDADSKIHVESIADSVEEIVEKLTGERAYHSEGQGNSEWILIDYVNIVVHVFLREAREHYNLEALWGDAEMELIN from the coding sequence ATGGCCAAAAAAGCAATAAAAAAATCGGCTTCTTTAAAAAAGACAAAAATCACTAAGGCGGCGCCCAAAGCAAAAGCAAAAAAAAGTGCAGTCAAAAAATCTTCGGTTAAAAAGAAAGCAACGGTTAAAAAGGTAATAACAGAGAAAGAACGAGAGATAAGAGCTGCAAATCTTATTGCTAATTCTGAAAAGAAAAAGACAAAAACTGCAACGAAAAGACCAAAACGTACTTTAACCAATGCGCAGTCGCAAGGCTTACTCAGTGCCATTATTGAGGGAATGAAAGAGAAGAAGGCTAAGAACATAGCCGTACTTAATTTATCAAAAATTGAAAGTCGGGTAAGTGACTTTTTTGTGATATGCGACGCCGATAGTAAAATACATGTTGAATCGATTGCCGATAGTGTAGAAGAAATTGTAGAAAAACTTACCGGTGAAAGAGCTTACCACAGCGAAGGCCAAGGAAACAGTGAATGGATATTAATCGATTATGTCAATATTGTTGTACATGTATTTCTGCGCGAAGCACGTGAACATTACAACTTGGAAGCTTTGTGGGGCGATGCAGAAATGGAACTAATTAATTAA
- the rsmI gene encoding 16S rRNA (cytidine(1402)-2'-O)-methyltransferase produces MEGHLFIVPTPIGNLEDITFRAIQVLKSCDVILAEDTRNSSFLLKHYEITTPYRSYHQHNEHKILEELISEIQSGKQIALISDAGTPGISDPGFLLIRACLNNNLPVTTLPGATAFVPALVNSGFPCNEFSFYGFLPQKKGRLTQLKRLETEEKTFILYESPYRLLKLLEELKLHLGDDRLVNVSREISKKFEENIRGNASSLIKHFESKTIKGEIVVVVQAKNIINKEDDTE; encoded by the coding sequence ATGGAAGGACATTTGTTTATAGTACCAACACCAATTGGTAATTTAGAAGATATCACATTCAGAGCTATTCAAGTTCTTAAATCCTGTGATGTTATTTTAGCTGAAGATACCCGCAATAGTTCTTTTTTATTGAAACATTATGAAATTACAACACCATATCGATCTTATCATCAACATAACGAACATAAAATTTTAGAAGAACTCATATCCGAAATACAGAGCGGTAAACAAATTGCATTAATTTCCGATGCAGGCACACCCGGAATTTCGGATCCCGGCTTTTTATTAATTAGAGCCTGTTTAAACAATAATTTACCGGTTACCACATTGCCTGGGGCAACCGCCTTTGTACCTGCTTTAGTAAATAGTGGATTTCCCTGTAATGAATTTTCGTTTTACGGATTTCTTCCTCAAAAAAAAGGCAGGTTAACGCAATTAAAAAGATTAGAGACAGAAGAAAAAACTTTTATTTTATATGAATCTCCTTATCGGCTTCTAAAATTACTAGAGGAACTTAAATTGCATTTAGGAGATGATAGATTAGTTAATGTGAGTAGAGAAATTTCAAAAAAGTTTGAAGAAAATATACGAGGGAATGCTTCTTCATTAATTAAACACTTCGAATCAAAAACTATAAAAGGAGAAATTGTAGTTGTTGTTCAGGCAAAAAATATAATAAATAAAGAGGATGATACAGAGTAA
- a CDS encoding biotin--[acetyl-CoA-carboxylase] ligase: MDTLFVGRNVIYLPKVESTNSYAINLLKNVKVSEGTVIHTNHQTNGKGQRGNAWHSEKDSNLILSVIFKPSFLSIQNQYYLYQFVALALHDFMSQIVVNRQIDIKIKWPNDIYINSKKIAGILIENIVANKRIEQSVIGIGINVNQTQFDERLNATSLSNLCNQSFDLKVLMPLLFAQIEKYYLLLRNGKQQVINGKYHHALYKINEFSNFEINGLLKNYKITGVSESGLLNLTDENGEMKSFDVKEIKWH; encoded by the coding sequence ATGGATACTTTATTTGTTGGAAGAAATGTCATTTATTTACCTAAGGTAGAGAGTACCAATTCTTATGCCATTAACCTGTTAAAGAACGTTAAGGTATCAGAGGGAACTGTGATTCACACAAACCATCAAACAAATGGAAAGGGACAAAGAGGGAATGCTTGGCACAGTGAAAAAGATAGCAATTTAATTCTTTCGGTAATCTTTAAACCAAGCTTTTTAAGTATTCAAAATCAATATTATTTATATCAATTTGTAGCCTTGGCTTTGCATGACTTTATGTCGCAAATTGTAGTTAATCGTCAAATTGACATTAAAATCAAGTGGCCGAATGATATTTACATCAATTCCAAAAAAATTGCCGGAATATTGATTGAAAATATTGTGGCGAATAAACGTATTGAACAAAGTGTAATTGGGATAGGAATTAATGTTAATCAAACACAATTTGATGAACGTTTAAATGCAACTTCACTTTCCAATCTTTGCAATCAATCTTTTGATTTAAAAGTATTAATGCCACTTTTGTTCGCCCAAATAGAAAAATACTATTTATTGTTGCGCAATGGAAAACAGCAAGTTATTAACGGAAAATATCATCATGCACTTTATAAAATAAATGAGTTCTCCAACTTCGAAATAAATGGTTTGCTGAAAAACTATAAAATAACAGGGGTAAGTGAAAGCGGCTTATTGAATTTGACAGATGAAAACGGAGAAATGAAAAGCTTTGATGTGAAAGAAATTAAATGGCATTAA
- a CDS encoding ABC transporter ATP-binding protein → MKKLFSVLKYTGNYKGYTLLNILFNILFSLFSAATLALIAPFLELLFKTDLIDIGFMVLKGPPEFSLSSEYLKTAPNYYLALLIIGYSKGGALLVICLAVVILTFLKNICRYFAMYFIAPIRNGVVRDLRNKLYAKIIDLPLSYFSEEKKGDIMSRMTSDVQEIEWSIMQTLEMIFREPLTVVILFTLMLIISIKLTIYIIVLLPIAALVIAILGKSLKNAARKTKETLGSLISIIEETLGALKVIKAFNSEKNMRNKFGEQNDQYFRQSVKVYRKTDLASPLTEVIVTGILMLILFIGGKMVFTGELTAALFITYFGLASQLIPPIKQITTSYNNIQKGVASEERIDKILKADLIIHETQNAVIKKNFDINIEYKNVSFKYTKGDTGYVLKNINLNIPKGKTIALVGQSGSGKTTMADMLPRFYDCDSGEICIDGQNIKNLQLASLRNLIGVVTQESMLFNDTVAANISFGLQNVTPEKIENAAKIANAHEFISQLSGGYQTNIGDRGGKLSGGQRQRISIARAVLKDPQILILDEATSALDTESEKLVQEALSNLMKNRTSIVIAHRLSTIMNADEIIVLNKGEIIERGTHNQLLQAKGTYSKLCEMQSFK, encoded by the coding sequence ATGAAAAAGCTGTTTTCAGTATTAAAATATACGGGTAATTACAAGGGATATACCTTACTAAACATTTTATTTAATATACTGTTTTCACTTTTTTCAGCAGCAACTTTGGCTTTAATAGCGCCTTTTTTAGAATTATTATTTAAAACTGATTTAATTGATATTGGATTCATGGTGCTTAAGGGTCCGCCTGAATTTTCTCTTTCATCAGAGTACTTAAAAACAGCGCCAAATTATTATTTAGCCTTATTAATAATTGGGTATTCTAAAGGTGGTGCATTGCTGGTTATATGTTTAGCCGTGGTAATACTAACGTTTTTAAAAAATATATGCCGCTACTTTGCCATGTATTTTATAGCGCCAATCCGAAATGGAGTAGTGCGCGACCTCAGAAATAAATTGTACGCCAAAATTATAGATTTGCCACTAAGTTATTTTAGCGAAGAAAAGAAAGGTGATATCATGAGCAGAATGACCAGTGATGTTCAAGAAATTGAATGGAGCATCATGCAAACGCTGGAAATGATTTTTAGAGAACCCTTAACTGTGGTCATCTTATTTACATTGATGTTAATCATCAGTATAAAACTTACAATTTACATTATAGTTTTATTACCCATTGCAGCCTTGGTAATTGCTATTTTAGGTAAAAGCTTAAAGAACGCAGCGAGAAAGACAAAAGAAACATTAGGTAGTTTAATTAGTATAATTGAAGAAACTTTGGGTGCGCTTAAAGTAATTAAGGCATTTAATTCTGAAAAAAATATGCGCAATAAATTCGGAGAACAAAATGATCAGTATTTCAGGCAATCAGTGAAAGTTTATCGCAAAACAGATTTAGCTTCACCCTTAACAGAAGTGATAGTTACTGGCATCCTAATGCTGATTTTATTTATCGGCGGTAAAATGGTATTTACTGGAGAATTAACAGCAGCCTTGTTTATTACCTATTTCGGTTTGGCATCTCAATTAATTCCACCCATTAAACAAATTACCACTTCGTACAACAATATTCAAAAAGGAGTAGCCAGTGAAGAGCGCATTGATAAAATATTAAAAGCAGATTTAATCATTCACGAAACACAGAATGCTGTAATTAAAAAGAATTTTGATATTAATATCGAATACAAAAATGTAAGTTTTAAATACACCAAAGGGGATACCGGTTATGTTTTAAAAAACATCAACCTGAACATTCCAAAAGGAAAAACAATAGCATTGGTAGGGCAGAGCGGAAGCGGTAAAACAACGATGGCAGATATGTTACCTCGCTTTTACGATTGTGATAGTGGTGAAATTTGTATAGATGGCCAAAATATTAAAAACCTGCAACTCGCTTCATTACGCAATTTAATTGGCGTGGTAACACAAGAAAGTATGCTTTTTAATGATACAGTTGCCGCCAATATTTCTTTTGGATTACAAAATGTAACACCGGAAAAAATCGAAAATGCAGCCAAAATAGCCAACGCCCATGAATTTATTTCGCAATTATCAGGCGGTTACCAAACCAATATAGGTGACCGAGGAGGAAAACTAAGTGGAGGGCAACGCCAAAGAATTAGTATTGCACGAGCGGTTTTAAAAGATCCTCAGATATTAATATTAGATGAGGCTACCTCGGCACTAGATACAGAAAGCGAAAAATTGGTGCAGGAAGCTTTAAGTAACTTAATGAAAAACCGAACCAGCATCGTTATTGCACATAGATTATCTACAATCATGAATGCCGATGAAATAATTGTTTTAAATAAAGGTGAAATAATTGAAAGAGGTACACACAATCAATTATTACAAGCGAAAGGAACTTATAGTAAATTGTGTGAGATGCAAAGTTTTAAATAA
- the corA gene encoding magnesium/cobalt transporter CorA, which translates to MIQSKHGAPPGSLIYLGPERKAQPKITLIEYNEKDIIQKEFSGINDCLNATKDGYIKWINVEGVHHTEIIERIGDYHNLHALTLEDIVHVNQRPKCEDYDDYLFCIVKMITYNDDVQSEQLSLILKGDTIISFQEPTGIDAFDIIRNRLNQSKGRIRKLGADYLFYALMDAVVDWYFIVIERVGDDLELIEEEIISDPQKHSIQELYELKRQIIHIRRQVWPLRDMLNNLNRSENELITENTHLFFRDLNDHTIRIIDTVETYRDLLTGMMDVYISSNSNKMNEIMKVLTIMSSIFIPITFISGLYGMNFEKMPGLKTEYGFLITCLTMLLVVSGLLLFFRKRKWL; encoded by the coding sequence ATGATACAGAGTAAGCATGGTGCTCCTCCGGGCTCATTAATTTATTTGGGACCGGAAAGAAAAGCGCAACCTAAAATCACTTTGATTGAGTATAACGAAAAAGATATCATTCAAAAAGAATTCTCCGGGATCAATGACTGTTTAAACGCAACAAAAGACGGATATATAAAGTGGATTAATGTTGAAGGGGTACATCATACAGAGATTATTGAGCGGATCGGGGATTATCACAATTTACATGCTTTGACGCTTGAGGATATAGTGCATGTTAATCAAAGACCGAAATGCGAAGACTACGATGATTATTTATTTTGCATTGTAAAAATGATAACATACAATGATGATGTTCAATCGGAACAATTATCACTAATTTTAAAGGGCGATACCATCATATCATTTCAAGAGCCTACCGGGATTGATGCTTTTGATATTATTCGGAATCGATTAAATCAATCCAAGGGAAGAATTCGGAAATTAGGCGCCGATTATTTATTTTATGCTTTAATGGATGCGGTGGTTGATTGGTATTTTATTGTTATTGAAAGAGTGGGCGACGATCTTGAACTTATTGAGGAAGAAATTATAAGTGATCCCCAAAAGCATTCTATTCAAGAGTTATATGAACTCAAGCGGCAAATCATTCATATAAGAAGACAGGTTTGGCCATTAAGAGATATGTTGAATAACCTGAACAGGAGCGAAAATGAATTGATTACAGAAAATACTCATTTATTTTTCAGAGATTTAAATGATCATACTATACGAATTATAGATACAGTTGAAACTTACAGAGATTTACTCACCGGAATGATGGATGTTTATATTAGCAGCAATTCCAATAAAATGAACGAAATCATGAAAGTGTTGACTATTATGTCGAGTATTTTTATCCCAATTACTTTTATTTCAGGACTTTATGGAATGAATTTTGAAAAAATGCCTGGATTAAAAACCGAATATGGTTTTTTAATTACCTGCCTAACCATGTTACTGGTTGTTTCCGGATTGCTTCTGTTTTTTAGAAAAAGAAAATGGCTATAA
- a CDS encoding cytochrome C oxidase subunit IV family protein — MSEFHDNYPSYETMYNHDEAYGKKARRTLWNVFWIMLVITIFELIIGSMAPSHGWSGTLWLKVLFIGLTLAKAGYIVIKFMHLGHEVKAFKYVILAPYLVLMSYGIFIILTEGTYAGESGRFTRVDPILVQQQEQLRSGHGHGADHAEHSEEAAKSEGHSSEAH; from the coding sequence ATGTCAGAATTTCACGATAATTATCCATCTTATGAAACCATGTACAATCATGATGAGGCTTATGGAAAAAAGGCCCGCAGAACATTATGGAATGTGTTCTGGATCATGTTGGTTATTACTATTTTTGAACTAATTATAGGTTCTATGGCGCCTAGTCATGGTTGGTCAGGAACTTTATGGTTAAAAGTTTTATTTATTGGTTTAACGCTGGCTAAAGCGGGATACATTGTTATTAAATTTATGCACTTGGGTCACGAAGTAAAAGCCTTTAAATATGTGATTTTAGCTCCTTATTTAGTATTAATGTCTTATGGTATTTTCATCATATTAACTGAAGGAACTTATGCAGGAGAATCTGGAAGGTTTACTAGAGTTGACCCTATTTTAGTGCAACAACAAGAACAATTAAGATCCGGACATGGACATGGCGCTGATCACGCAGAACATAGTGAAGAAGCTGCAAAAAGCGAAGGGCACAGTTCTGAAGCACACTAA
- the rpmI gene encoding 50S ribosomal protein L35, with translation MPKMKTNSSAKKRFSVTGSGKIKRKKAYKRHILTKKEKDRKRGLAKSALVSKEDTSNIKFLLAI, from the coding sequence ATGCCAAAAATGAAAACTAATTCCAGCGCTAAAAAGCGTTTTAGTGTAACTGGAAGCGGTAAAATCAAAAGAAAAAAGGCTTACAAGCGTCATATCCTTACAAAAAAGGAAAAAGATCGTAAACGCGGTTTAGCAAAAAGCGCTTTAGTAAGCAAAGAAGACACAAGTAACATTAAATTTTTACTTGCTATTTAA
- the rplT gene encoding 50S ribosomal protein L20 has product MPRSVNHVASKARRKKILRLTKGYWGAKSNVLTVAKNALEKGLTYAYRDRKNKKRSMRGMWIQRINAGVREHGLSYSEFMGKLNSKGLQLNRKVLADLALNHPEAFAAVVNQVK; this is encoded by the coding sequence ATGCCACGTTCAGTAAATCATGTAGCCAGTAAGGCTCGCAGAAAAAAAATCCTAAGACTTACCAAAGGTTATTGGGGAGCAAAAAGCAATGTATTAACAGTTGCTAAAAACGCATTAGAAAAAGGTTTAACCTACGCTTACCGTGATCGTAAAAACAAAAAACGCAGCATGCGCGGAATGTGGATACAAAGAATTAACGCCGGTGTGCGTGAGCACGGATTAAGTTACTCAGAGTTTATGGGTAAATTAAACTCTAAAGGTTTACAATTAAACCGTAAAGTTTTGGCTGATTTAGCATTAAATCATCCTGAAGCATTTGCAGCTGTAGTAAATCAGGTAAAATAA
- a CDS encoding GNAT family N-acetyltransferase codes for MKIRKGNNNDLPQVLELVKELARFEKEPNEVEVTVNEMEKWGPEQENIYDFFVLETDHRIVGLALYYFKYSTWKGKCLFLEDIIVTEKERGKGYGQLLFNEVAKVAKELKVRRMEWQVLDWNEPAIVFYKKYNTNLDGEWINCKLTFDQLQNFTA; via the coding sequence ATGAAAATAAGAAAAGGCAATAACAATGATTTACCTCAAGTATTAGAGTTAGTAAAAGAATTAGCCCGTTTTGAAAAAGAGCCAAATGAAGTAGAGGTTACTGTAAATGAAATGGAAAAGTGGGGACCCGAACAGGAAAATATTTATGATTTTTTTGTATTAGAAACAGATCATCGAATTGTTGGATTAGCGCTCTATTACTTTAAATACTCTACCTGGAAAGGTAAATGCTTATTTTTAGAAGATATCATTGTCACCGAAAAAGAAAGGGGAAAGGGTTATGGTCAATTATTATTTAATGAAGTAGCAAAAGTTGCCAAGGAACTCAAGGTAAGAAGAATGGAGTGGCAGGTTTTAGATTGGAATGAACCGGCCATAGTTTTCTATAAAAAATACAACACCAATTTGGATGGAGAATGGATAAATTGTAAACTTACCTTTGATCAATTACAAAATTTTACTGCTTAA
- a CDS encoding TIGR01777 family protein, with translation MAKILITGGSGLIGRALSAKLLINGHQVVWLSRTPGKWKGIDIFKWDPKKSFIDTDSLSDITHVINLAGTSIAAKRWTRSFKSEILESRINAAELLLDEIVKSGIKVEKFIGISAVGIYGINNSKLVLNEEAPVGDDFLAQTCLKWEKVYQKYMAAGIPTSILRVGVVLDKNGGIFPQLQKSGKFGLGIYFENGQSLSWIHVDDLCEMFLFLLNDKTNSIFNATAENVTYAELTNNLLAGKGGLQVKINVPKFLIKILLGEKSNLLLQGPKIDNRKIKNYGFKFKYESLYAAINQLLNN, from the coding sequence ATGGCAAAGATATTAATTACAGGCGGAAGTGGACTAATAGGAAGAGCCCTAAGTGCTAAACTTTTAATAAATGGGCATCAGGTGGTGTGGTTAAGCAGAACACCCGGTAAATGGAAGGGTATTGATATTTTTAAATGGGACCCCAAAAAAAGTTTTATAGATACCGATAGTTTAAGCGATATAACTCATGTAATAAACCTTGCGGGCACTTCAATTGCTGCTAAAAGATGGACCCGTTCATTTAAATCAGAAATTCTTGAATCCCGAATAAATGCAGCGGAATTACTTCTGGATGAAATAGTAAAGTCGGGCATAAAAGTTGAGAAATTTATTGGAATTTCGGCAGTAGGAATATATGGAATAAATAACAGTAAATTAGTATTGAATGAAGAAGCTCCGGTTGGTGATGATTTTTTAGCTCAAACTTGCTTAAAATGGGAAAAGGTGTATCAGAAATATATGGCTGCAGGTATTCCAACAAGTATTCTTAGGGTCGGAGTTGTTTTAGATAAGAATGGGGGAATTTTTCCTCAACTCCAAAAATCCGGAAAATTTGGGCTTGGAATTTATTTTGAAAATGGTCAGTCCTTATCATGGATTCATGTAGATGATTTATGCGAAATGTTTTTGTTTTTATTGAATGATAAAACCAATTCTATATTTAATGCCACAGCGGAAAATGTTACTTATGCTGAATTAACTAATAATTTGTTGGCTGGAAAAGGCGGTTTACAGGTTAAAATTAACGTACCTAAATTTTTGATTAAAATTTTACTTGGCGAAAAGTCAAACTTACTTTTACAAGGGCCGAAAATAGATAACCGGAAAATTAAGAATTATGGTTTCAAGTTTAAATACGAATCTTTGTATGCCGCAATTAATCAGTTGCTAAATAATTAA
- a CDS encoding (2Fe-2S) ferredoxin domain-containing protein has protein sequence MIYDKHVFICTNERKNNERLSCGEKHGLELTAAFKKKIKDQLLNTNIRTSRCGCLGICDFGPTVAIYPEGIFYVGVTLADVDEIIQSHLVNNVPVERLLLKKK, from the coding sequence ATGATATACGATAAACATGTATTTATTTGTACAAACGAAAGAAAAAATAATGAACGTTTAAGCTGTGGCGAAAAACACGGACTTGAACTAACAGCTGCATTTAAGAAAAAAATTAAAGATCAGTTATTAAATACCAATATAAGAACCAGCAGGTGCGGATGTTTGGGTATTTGTGATTTTGGTCCAACTGTGGCCATTTATCCCGAAGGAATTTTTTATGTTGGTGTTACTTTAGCGGATGTAGATGAAATTATTCAGTCACATCTTGTAAACAATGTACCTGTTGAGCGATTGCTATTGAAAAAGAAATGA
- the rbfA gene encoding 30S ribosome-binding factor RbfA, whose translation MESVRQQKVNKLIQKELAEIFRGNAKSMFGGSFITVTVVRISPDLGHAKVYLSIMATKDKDAIFKLVEAQSAVIRKKLGNIVGKQLRIVPELSFFIDDSLDYALKIDALLKK comes from the coding sequence ATGGAAAGTGTACGTCAGCAAAAAGTAAATAAGCTCATTCAAAAGGAATTGGCTGAAATTTTCAGAGGAAATGCCAAAAGTATGTTTGGTGGGTCTTTTATTACCGTAACGGTAGTAAGAATTAGTCCGGATTTAGGTCACGCTAAAGTTTATTTGAGTATAATGGCTACCAAAGATAAAGACGCAATTTTTAAGTTAGTAGAGGCACAAAGCGCTGTGATTAGAAAAAAATTAGGGAATATTGTTGGAAAACAGTTGAGGATTGTACCTGAATTAAGTTTTTTCATTGATGACTCCTTAGATTATGCCCTAAAAATAGATGCGCTTCTTAAAAAGTAA
- a CDS encoding ABC transporter permease: MISKKSNNAINLISWISIVAIAVTTASLVVILSAMNGLTGTVADLYNAFEPDIKIGVNKGKNFSPSTSLLEKIKSINGVQFVSFTINDKALLKSSENQVLVTVKGVDSNFAHVTNIKNAIVDGIYNLNSTSKNNVLVGNGIATQLQINLREYNNDLSLISPTKGKNESLNPEDNLTQVYLEPSGIFSLNDEFDYQFVFVGMQTARKLFEISDKISFIELKCEQAKVADVQEKLKQLLGENFVVKNRYELNDILFKTLETEKMATFLILAFIMIIATFNIIGALTMLIIEKQKDIKTLFSMGASLSLIRNIFMREGFLITGIGTALGLLLGLLVCWLQMEFHLVKFGDEFVIPYYPIKIQLQDFVWIFGLIMLIGFFAALYPVRIFTKKDLLH; this comes from the coding sequence TTGATTTCCAAGAAATCGAATAATGCGATTAATTTAATTAGCTGGATAAGCATTGTGGCCATTGCAGTTACAACTGCATCCTTAGTTGTTATTCTTTCGGCTATGAATGGATTAACCGGTACTGTAGCCGACCTATACAATGCTTTTGAGCCGGATATAAAAATTGGAGTTAATAAGGGAAAAAACTTTTCGCCTTCAACTTCCCTGTTGGAAAAGATTAAATCGATTAATGGCGTTCAATTTGTTTCATTTACAATAAATGACAAAGCGTTATTGAAATCAAGTGAAAATCAAGTTTTAGTTACAGTGAAAGGAGTAGATTCTAATTTTGCTCATGTCACAAATATTAAAAACGCAATTGTTGATGGGATTTATAATTTAAACAGCACATCCAAAAATAATGTTTTAGTGGGTAATGGCATTGCTACACAATTACAAATAAATTTACGTGAATATAATAATGATTTGAGCTTAATTAGTCCGACTAAAGGAAAAAATGAAAGTTTAAATCCGGAAGATAATCTCACACAAGTTTATTTAGAACCTAGCGGCATTTTCTCGCTCAATGATGAATTTGATTATCAATTTGTTTTTGTAGGTATGCAAACTGCACGTAAGTTATTTGAAATATCGGATAAAATTTCATTTATAGAATTGAAATGTGAGCAGGCTAAAGTTGCCGATGTACAAGAAAAATTAAAACAATTGCTGGGTGAAAATTTTGTAGTTAAGAACAGATATGAGTTAAATGATATTTTATTTAAGACTTTAGAAACAGAAAAAATGGCCACTTTTTTAATATTGGCCTTCATAATGATTATTGCAACTTTTAATATCATTGGTGCGTTAACCATGCTAATAATCGAAAAACAAAAAGATATTAAAACTCTATTTAGCATGGGCGCTTCCTTGTCGTTAATTCGGAATATTTTTATGCGCGAAGGTTTTTTAATCACAGGAATAGGTACAGCGCTGGGGTTATTATTGGGTCTACTGGTTTGCTGGCTCCAAATGGAATTTCATTTGGTAAAATTTGGCGATGAGTTTGTAATCCCTTATTACCCTATTAAAATTCAGCTACAGGATTTTGTTTGGATTTTCGGATTAATAATGCTCATTGGTTTTTTTGCGGCTTTATACCCCGTTCGAATTTTCACTAAAAAGGATTTACTTCATTAA